From a region of the Podarcis muralis chromosome 16, rPodMur119.hap1.1, whole genome shotgun sequence genome:
- the PSMD4 gene encoding 26S proteasome non-ATPase regulatory subunit 4 has translation MVLESTMVCVDNSEYMRNGDFLPTRLQAQQDAVNIVCHSKTRSNPENNVGLITLANNCEVLTTLTPDTGRILSKLHSVQPKGKITFCTGIRVAHLALKHRQGKNHKMRIIAFVGSPVEDNEKDLVKLAKRLKKEKVNVDIINFGEEEANTDKLTAFINTLNGKDGTGSHLVTVPPGPSLADALISSPILAGEGGAMLGLGASDFEFGVDPSADPELALALRVSMEEQRQRQEEEARRAAAASAAEAGIPTSGGDDSDDALLKMTIGQQEFGRAGLPDLSTMTEEEQIAYAMQMSLQGAEFGQGESAEVDISTDMDTSEPTKEEDDYDVMQDPEFLQSVLENLPGVDPNNEAIRNAMGSLASQASKENKDKKEEEKK, from the exons ATGGTGCTGGAAAGCACGATGGTCtg CGTCGACAACAGCGAGTACATGAGGAACGGGGACTTCTTACCGACCCGTCTCCAGGCCCAGCAAGATGCAGTCAACATCGTCTGCCATTCGAAGACCCGCAGTAACCCTGAGAACAACGTGGGCCTCATCACTTTAGCCAA TAACTGTGAGGTGTTGACCACCCTGACCCCCGATACAGGCCGCATCCTGTCTAAGCTGCACTCGGTCCAGCCCAAAGGGAAGATCACCTTCTGCACAGGGATCCGAGTTGCTCAT CTGGCTTTGAAACATCGCCAGGGCAAGAACCACAAGATGCGGATCATTGCCTTTGTGGGGAGCCCTGTAGAGGATAATGAGAAAGAC CTCGTGAAACTGGCCAAGCGGCTGAAGAAGGAGAAAGTGAACGTGGATATCATCAACTTTGGAGAAGAG GAAGCCAACACCGACAAGCTGACGGCCTTCATCAACACCTTGAATGGCAAAGACGGGACGGGCTCTCACCTGGTGACGGTGCCCCCCGGTCCAAGCCTGGCTGATGCTCTCATCAGCTCCCCGATCCTCGCTGGAGAGGGAGGAGCAATGCTGGGCCTGGGGGCAAGTGACTTTGAGTTTGGCGTGGACCCCAGTGCCGACCCAGAACTGGCTCTG GCGCTCCGGGTGTCCATGGAGGAGCAACGGCAGAGGCAGGAAGAGGAAGCTCGCAGGGCTGCGGCAGCATCTGCCGCAGAAGCCGGGATCCCAACCTCCGGCGGAGATG ATTCAGACGACGCCCTGCTCAAGATGACCATAGGCCAACAGGAATTCGGCCGAGCTGGCCTGCCCGACCTCAGCACCATGACCGAAGAAGAACAGATTGCCTACGCCATGCAGATGTCTCTCCAAGGAGCCG AGTTTGGACAAGGTGAGTCGGCCGAGGTGGATATCAGCACTGATATGGACACGTCAGAACCGACAAAG GAAGAGGACGACTACGATGTGATGCAAGACCCCGAGTTCCTGCAGAGCGTCCTGGAGAACCTGCCGGGAGTCGACCCCAACAACGAGGCCATTCGCAACGCCATGGGCTCCCTCGCCTCGCAGGCCTCTAAGGAGAACAAAgacaagaaagaggaggagaagaaatga